The segment CCTCCGCCCGCGGCCGCACCGTCCGGTGGCTCCTCGAACGACCGCGTGATCGCGATCATGAGCGGTGCCGTGCGAAAAGGCGAATGGACCCCTGCCGCGCGCATCGACGCGTTCGCATTCTGGGGCGGGATCGAACTCGACCTACGCCGCGCGTCGTTCACCGCCGAGGAAACCACCATCAACTGCGTGGCCATCATGGGCGGCATCGAAGTAACCGTGCCGCCCGGAGTGAGCGTCGAAGTCCGCGGCATGGGCATCATGGGCGGCTTCGATCACGTCAGCGCGACGCACCCCGGCGCGCCGCGCGTGATCATCACCGGTTTCGCCTTCTGGGGCGGAGTGTCGGTGGAGATCAAACCCGCCCACAAGTGATTCAGGATCGCCGACGCTTGAGGTAGTCGGTCACCACCGCGGCCCCGAGTCCGTCGAGATCCGGCGCGATGACGCGTCCGCCCACGCGCTCGGCCATCTTGTCGACCACCCGCGCGAGGCCCGGATCGTCGCCGAGCCGGAAGATCGTCACCTGCGCACCGAGTTTCGCGACGGTATCGAGTTCGCGAACCGTGAGACCGAGAGTCTTGGGGTGCGGCGGATAGTCGAAGAACGCATGGCCGTCCGGTTCCAGGTGCGCCGTCGGCTCGCCGTCGGTGACGATCAGCACCACCGGTTGCGCATTGGGATGACGCCGCAGATGCCGCACTGCCAGCATCAGCGCGTGGTGCAGATTGGTGCCCTGGTCGTAGGCCCCGTCCAGCCCGGCCAGCTCGGATGCCGTCAATGTCTGTGCGTGCCTGCCGAATCCGATGAGTTGCAGGTCGTCACCGCGAAATCGGGTGCTGACCAGGTGATTGAGCGCCAGCGCCGTGCGCTTCATCGGCACCCAGCGGCCGTCCATCACCATCGAGAACGACGTGTCGACCAGCAGGGCCACCGCAGCCTGCGTTCGCGTCTCGGTCTCACTGATCTCCACATCGGTCACCTGCAACTGCACCGGGAAGCCCGATCCTGTTGCCGCCGAGCGCAGTACCGCATTGTTGACCGTCCGCGTGACATCCCACGGCTCGGTGTCACCGAACTCCCACGCTCGCGACGCTCCAGTGGGCTCCCCCATCGCACCCGCCTTGCGGGTGTCTCGCTCGCCGCCGCGTCGGGACAGCTTTCCCGCGACGTCCTTGAGCGCGGACTGCCCCAGCTGACGCATCGCCTTGGGTGACAGACGCCATTGCCCGTCGGCACCCTTGTCCATGAAACCCTGCTGCTGCAGAGCCTTTTCGAGTTCGGCGAGCATTCTGGCATCGGCCGCCGCCTCGGGCCCGAGTTGCTTCAGCAGGGCGTCGGCGTCGATGTCGTCCAGTGCGGCACCGTTGTACTGCTGCGAGAGCTGATTTCCCAGGTTCTCGAGATCGGCGATGTCCTGGAGCGCTCCGGTACCGTCGCCCAGGCCCATACCGTTCTCGCCGCGGAAGTTCTGCGAGCCGTCCCAATCCTCACCGGGCCGGGCCTGCTGTAGGTTCTGATCGAGTTGATCGAGCTGATTCAGCAGATTCGAGTCGCCGAACGCCTGCTGTGCCAATGCATCCAGCTCGGCCCGCTGCTCGGGCGTGAGAGAGTTACGTAGCCGTTGGGCGGCCGCGGCTCGCTGTGCCAGGGAGTCCAACAACTCGTCGACATTCTCGGGGTTCTCCGGGAAATGCTGACCGTGCTTGTCCATGAACTTCTCGAACTGCTCGTCGGTGTCCTCGCCCTTGTTGTGGGCGTCGAGCAATTCGTTGAGGTCCTTCAGCATGTCGCTGATGGCCTGGCGATCTTCCTCGGTGGCACCTTCGAGAGCTTGCTTCATGCCCGCGAAACGCTGATCGAGCATTTCGCGTCCGAGCAGATCCTTGATCTTCTCGTAGTTCTCGCGACCCTCCGACGAGCGCCAGTCGTAGTCCGAAAGCTCCTGCACCGCTTGGGCAGTGGACGGAGACAGATCGCCGATCTGCATCTCCTGGAACCGCGCGTCGTCGTCGAGGGCACGTGCCAGCGCCTTGCGCTCCTCGAGCACAGCCTTGTCCAGCAGCTCACGCACTTCCTGCAGCGTGCCGTCGAGATTGTTCTTCTTCAACAGATCTCGTCGACGCTTCGCGGCCTGTGCGGCGAGGTCGTCCAGGCCGCGCATGTTCTTCGTCCCGCGTCGCAGCATCTCCTGCAATGCCCGACGCGGTGACGCGCCCTCGAGCACGTCCTCGCCGATCGCGTCGAGCGCCTCGCGCAGATCCACCGGTGGCGCAAGGGGATCCGGCCCGTCGTGATACCGCCCGTATCTGGAGCGACGCATCAGCTGTACACCGTCTGACCGTCGTCGTCGGGGTCCTTGGAGATCCGACGCGCGAGGTAGAGGCCCTCGAGAGCGAGTTCGACGGCGGCCGCCTTCTCCCCGTCCGAGGTGGCGTTCAGCCGCTCGTGGATGTCGCCGATGACCTCGACGTCGGGCAGCTCGTCGAGCAGCGCTTTGGCGGTGATGCGGTCGCCGGTGACGATCGGTTCGCCGGTCTCCACTGCCGTCACCAGAGCTGCGAGGTTGATGCCGCCGAGGTGTGCTCGGACGGTGTCCGCAGTCGCGCGGCGCAGCATGTGTTCGAGCACCTCGATTTCGCGTCCTTCTTCGCCGGATTCGAATTCGACCTTGCCGCGCAGCACCTCGATGATGGTGCCGAGATCCACCGGCCGGGCCACGGGCTCGGCCTCCCCCAGGATCGCGGCGCGGTGAACGGCTGCGGCAGCGATGGTTTCGGCTGCGGCGATCGCGAATCGGGCGGAAACGCCGGAGCGCTGGTCCACCGACGGCGACTCGCGCAGCAGTCGGGTGAATCGGGCCAACACCTCGAGCAGGTAGGTCGGGACTGCGGCCTGCAGCTCCGCTTCCTGCTCGATGACGGCCACCTCGGCGTCGAGTTCGAGGGGGTAGTGAGTCCTGATCTCGGCTCCGAAGCGGTCCTTGAGCGGGGTGATGATGCGTCCGCGGTTGGTGTAGTCCTCCGGGTTCGCGCTCGCGACCAACATGACGTCAAGTGGCAGACGGAGGGTGTAGCCGCGGACCTGGATGTCGCGCTCCTCCATCACGTTGAGCAACGACACCTGGATGCGCTCGGCGAGGTCGGGGAGCTCGTTGATCGCCACGATGCCGCGGTGGCTGCGCGGGACCAGTCCGAAGTGGATGGTTTCCGGGTCGCCGAGGCTGCGGCCCTCGGCCACCTTCACCGGATCGACGTCGCCCACGAGGTCGGCCACCGAGGTATCCGGGGTCGCGAGCTTCTCGGCATACCGCTCGCTGCGATGCCGCCACTCGACGGGAAGGTCGTCGCCGAGTTCTTTCGCCTTCCTGATGCTGGCAGGGGTGATGGGCTCGTAGGGATGCTCACCGAGTTCGGCTCCGGCGATCACCGGCACCCACTCGTCGAGCAACAAATTCAGGGTGCGCAGCAGTCGCGTCTTGCCCTGACCACGCTCGCCGAGCAGAACCACGTCGTGACCGGCCAGAATCGCGCGCTCGAACTGCGGCAACACCGTCGAGCCGAATCCGACGATCCCCGGCCACGGATCGGTGCCGTCACGCAATGCCTTCCGAAGATTCTCCCGCAACTCTTCCTTGATCGACCGCTGCCGATGTCCGGATGCCTTGAGTTCGCCGAGAGTGGAGATGCCAGGTTTGGTAGAGGTCACTTCTCCACGCTACGAGCGTTTGGCGATTGCCGCCACGGAGTCTTCCGCCGAACTCGAAGTTTTGGACGGAAATCGGGCAGATTCCG is part of the Rhodococcus sp. SBT000017 genome and harbors:
- a CDS encoding DUF1707 domain-containing protein — its product is MSDHLPDRDRSQVRAADADRNLVAQLLSDAFANGQLTVREYDERTAAVYQAKTYGELDLLTGDLVLSPPPAAAPSGGSSNDRVIAIMSGAVRKGEWTPAARIDAFAFWGGIELDLRRASFTAEETTINCVAIMGGIEVTVPPGVSVEVRGMGIMGGFDHVSATHPGAPRVIITGFAFWGGVSVEIKPAHK
- a CDS encoding ATP-binding protein; its protein translation is MTSTKPGISTLGELKASGHRQRSIKEELRENLRKALRDGTDPWPGIVGFGSTVLPQFERAILAGHDVVLLGERGQGKTRLLRTLNLLLDEWVPVIAGAELGEHPYEPITPASIRKAKELGDDLPVEWRHRSERYAEKLATPDTSVADLVGDVDPVKVAEGRSLGDPETIHFGLVPRSHRGIVAINELPDLAERIQVSLLNVMEERDIQVRGYTLRLPLDVMLVASANPEDYTNRGRIITPLKDRFGAEIRTHYPLELDAEVAVIEQEAELQAAVPTYLLEVLARFTRLLRESPSVDQRSGVSARFAIAAAETIAAAAVHRAAILGEAEPVARPVDLGTIIEVLRGKVEFESGEEGREIEVLEHMLRRATADTVRAHLGGINLAALVTAVETGEPIVTGDRITAKALLDELPDVEVIGDIHERLNATSDGEKAAAVELALEGLYLARRISKDPDDDGQTVYS
- a CDS encoding VWA domain-containing protein; translation: MRRSRYGRYHDGPDPLAPPVDLREALDAIGEDVLEGASPRRALQEMLRRGTKNMRGLDDLAAQAAKRRRDLLKKNNLDGTLQEVRELLDKAVLEERKALARALDDDARFQEMQIGDLSPSTAQAVQELSDYDWRSSEGRENYEKIKDLLGREMLDQRFAGMKQALEGATEEDRQAISDMLKDLNELLDAHNKGEDTDEQFEKFMDKHGQHFPENPENVDELLDSLAQRAAAAQRLRNSLTPEQRAELDALAQQAFGDSNLLNQLDQLDQNLQQARPGEDWDGSQNFRGENGMGLGDGTGALQDIADLENLGNQLSQQYNGAALDDIDADALLKQLGPEAAADARMLAELEKALQQQGFMDKGADGQWRLSPKAMRQLGQSALKDVAGKLSRRGGERDTRKAGAMGEPTGASRAWEFGDTEPWDVTRTVNNAVLRSAATGSGFPVQLQVTDVEISETETRTQAAVALLVDTSFSMVMDGRWVPMKRTALALNHLVSTRFRGDDLQLIGFGRHAQTLTASELAGLDGAYDQGTNLHHALMLAVRHLRRHPNAQPVVLIVTDGEPTAHLEPDGHAFFDYPPHPKTLGLTVRELDTVAKLGAQVTIFRLGDDPGLARVVDKMAERVGGRVIAPDLDGLGAAVVTDYLKRRRS